A DNA window from Haloactinospora alba contains the following coding sequences:
- a CDS encoding glycosyltransferase family 4 protein yields the protein MRNTAKTISFTATLAWRHLRREPARVPLLALRVCPGGLRRVVRAVLLRTGGLARVYALWDAGNRTGSLDTLRRSAHGASPRCIARMVAFALAVERPRTARELLAGLPEGPRRVRLEREVALATGRALPSETPGRWPDLTVTPVRRTARYDTMNDGQSVPVTRVLHLVTNALPHTNAGYTQRTHRIALGQRASGMEPHVVTRLGYPLTKGIADARPRVRVEGVDYHRLLPWFAPADGERELRSSVRRAVPLVERLRPDVLHAASNHRNGRLALELGRRFGVPVVYEVRGFLEESWLSRDASRSTSDAFYREERRRETACMSAADLVVTLGRAMRDEIVARGIAPDRVLVVPNAVEEGFLEPLPSGSGVRDEWGVGPEEFVVGTTTSCYGYEGLDTLIDAVALLRGRGVPARALVVGDGPELDALRDHAAAAGVADSTHFPGRVAAGEIRRYHAAMDVFAVPRRDERVTRLVTPLKPVEAMAGGLPVVASDLPALRELVEHGETGELVDPGSSRELAGCLERLARDARLRAGYGRAGRARVTGERTWNAAARRYLDAYSALLGEKPLGPV from the coding sequence GTGCGCAACACCGCGAAAACGATCTCGTTCACCGCGACCCTGGCCTGGCGGCACCTGCGCCGCGAACCCGCCAGGGTTCCGCTGCTGGCGCTGCGCGTGTGCCCGGGCGGCCTCCGACGCGTCGTGCGCGCCGTTCTGCTGCGTACCGGCGGTCTGGCCCGGGTCTACGCGCTGTGGGACGCCGGGAACCGTACGGGAAGTCTGGATACGCTCCGCCGCAGTGCCCATGGTGCCTCCCCCCGCTGCATAGCCCGTATGGTCGCGTTCGCGCTGGCCGTGGAGCGACCCCGGACAGCGCGGGAACTCCTCGCCGGACTCCCGGAGGGCCCGCGCCGCGTCCGGCTCGAACGCGAGGTGGCCCTCGCGACGGGACGCGCCCTGCCCTCCGAAACGCCCGGCCGCTGGCCCGATCTCACGGTAACCCCGGTTCGGAGAACGGCACGCTACGACACGATGAACGATGGACAATCGGTTCCGGTGACGCGCGTGCTGCACCTGGTCACCAACGCCCTGCCGCACACCAACGCCGGCTACACGCAGCGGACGCACCGCATCGCACTGGGACAGCGCGCTTCCGGGATGGAACCGCACGTGGTCACGCGCCTGGGGTACCCGCTGACCAAGGGCATCGCCGACGCCCGCCCCCGCGTGCGGGTGGAGGGGGTGGACTACCACCGCTTGCTGCCGTGGTTCGCGCCCGCCGACGGTGAGCGTGAGCTGCGCTCCTCAGTGCGGCGCGCGGTGCCGCTCGTGGAGCGGTTGCGGCCCGACGTGCTGCACGCCGCCAGCAACCACCGCAACGGGAGGCTGGCGCTGGAACTGGGACGCCGGTTCGGTGTCCCGGTGGTATACGAGGTCCGGGGGTTCCTGGAGGAGTCGTGGCTGTCCCGCGACGCCTCCCGCAGCACCTCGGACGCGTTCTACCGAGAGGAGCGCCGCCGGGAGACCGCGTGTATGTCGGCGGCCGACCTGGTGGTGACTCTGGGCCGCGCGATGCGGGACGAGATCGTGGCGCGGGGGATAGCGCCCGACAGGGTCCTCGTCGTTCCCAACGCGGTGGAGGAGGGCTTCCTCGAACCGCTGCCGTCCGGCAGCGGGGTCCGGGACGAATGGGGCGTCGGACCCGAGGAGTTCGTGGTGGGGACCACGACGAGCTGCTACGGCTACGAGGGGCTGGACACCCTGATCGACGCTGTCGCGCTGCTGCGCGGCCGCGGCGTTCCCGCCCGCGCCCTGGTCGTCGGGGACGGTCCGGAACTGGACGCGCTGCGGGACCACGCGGCCGCGGCCGGGGTGGCGGACAGTACGCACTTTCCCGGCCGGGTGGCCGCCGGGGAGATCCGGCGGTACCACGCGGCGATGGACGTGTTCGCGGTGCCGCGCCGGGACGAGCGGGTCACCCGCCTCGTCACCCCGCTGAAACCGGTCGAGGCGATGGCCGGCGGGCTGCCGGTGGTGGCCAGCGACCTGCCGGCCCTCCGGGAGCTCGTGGAGCACGGGGAGACGGGGGAACTCGTGGATCCGGGCTCCTCCCGGGAACTCGCCGGGTGCCTGGAGCGGCTGGCCCGCGACGCGCGTCTGCGGGCGGGCTACGGCCGGGCCGGGCGCGCGCGGGTCACCGGGGAGCGCACCTGGAACGCCGCGGCGCGGCGCTACCTCGACGCGTACTCCGCCCTCCTCGGGGAGAAACCGCTGGGTCCTGTTTGA
- a CDS encoding glycosyltransferase family 2 protein produces MLVSCVLLTMGTRPAELRRAVDSVLEQEGARVEVVVVGNGVDLPELPEGATGVRLDDNLGIPEGRNQGVAACGGDVVLFLDDDGWYRSRDLVRHIRDRFAADPGLGVLSLRIADPEGGPDQRRHVPRLRAGDPHRSSRVTTFLGGASAIRRTAFEEAGGLPSGFFYAHEETDLAWRILDAGYHLEYDAQAVMYHPAVAPTRHSDFYRLNARNRVWLARRNLPWPLAVLYLGNWVVITVLRERSGGALRAWFRGFAEGWRESAGPRTPMRWSTVWRMLRTGRPPVV; encoded by the coding sequence ATGTTGGTCTCCTGTGTACTGCTGACGATGGGAACCCGCCCCGCCGAGCTCAGACGCGCGGTCGACAGCGTCCTGGAACAGGAGGGGGCGCGCGTCGAGGTGGTCGTCGTGGGAAACGGCGTCGACCTGCCCGAGCTCCCCGAGGGCGCCACGGGTGTGCGGTTGGACGACAACCTCGGCATCCCGGAGGGACGCAACCAGGGGGTCGCCGCCTGCGGGGGCGACGTGGTGCTGTTCCTGGACGACGACGGGTGGTACCGCTCGCGTGACCTGGTGCGCCACATCCGGGACAGGTTCGCCGCCGATCCGGGACTGGGCGTGCTCTCGCTGCGTATCGCCGACCCGGAGGGCGGGCCCGACCAGCGTCGCCACGTGCCGCGCCTGCGCGCGGGCGACCCGCACCGTTCCAGTCGTGTCACCACGTTCCTGGGCGGGGCGAGCGCGATCCGGCGGACGGCCTTCGAGGAGGCGGGCGGCCTTCCCAGCGGGTTCTTCTACGCCCACGAGGAGACCGACCTCGCGTGGCGGATCCTGGATGCCGGATACCACCTGGAGTACGACGCCCAAGCGGTCATGTACCACCCGGCGGTCGCGCCCACCCGGCACAGCGACTTCTACCGCCTCAACGCCCGCAACCGGGTGTGGCTGGCCCGGCGGAACCTGCCGTGGCCCCTGGCCGTGCTCTACCTGGGCAACTGGGTCGTGATCACGGTGCTGCGCGAACGCTCCGGTGGAGCGCTGCGCGCGTGGTTCCGTGGTTTCGCCGAGGGGTGGCGGGAGTCCGCGGGCCCGCGCACCCCGATGCGGTGGTCTACTGTGTGGCGAATGCTGCGGACGGGGCGGCCGCCGGTGGTGTGA
- the wecB gene encoding non-hydrolyzing UDP-N-acetylglucosamine 2-epimerase: MMSSAPAGSPSGGIVHIVGARPNFVKAAPVVAALEERGARQSVVHTGQHYDDRMSAVFFRELGLPRPDVDLGVGSGTHAEQTAALMVRLEQEFTTRSPERVLVYGDVNSTLAAALVAAKLGIPVGHVEAGLRSFDWSMPEEANRTLTDQVCDMAFVTSPEAVGHLAREGVPSHRVHFVGNPMIDTLLAHLDRFDTRALRDRLHLPEVYTAATLHRPANVDDPDTAARLVGRLHEIADQTPVVMPVHPRGREALAAAGLGEHPGVHLLEPLGYTDFVTLVRGAAAVVTDSGGVQEESTILGVPCLTLRPNTERPVTITHGTNRLVAEAELPGLVSKILAGDAAARDTDTPPLWDGHAGERIATILRGTS, encoded by the coding sequence GTGATGTCGTCAGCACCAGCCGGAAGCCCGTCCGGCGGGATCGTGCACATCGTCGGTGCGCGACCCAACTTCGTTAAGGCCGCCCCGGTGGTGGCCGCCCTGGAGGAACGGGGTGCCCGGCAGTCGGTGGTGCACACCGGACAGCATTACGACGACCGCATGTCCGCTGTTTTCTTCCGCGAACTGGGGCTGCCCCGGCCGGACGTGGACCTCGGCGTGGGGTCGGGGACGCACGCCGAGCAGACCGCCGCCCTCATGGTGCGGCTGGAACAGGAGTTCACCACCCGTTCACCCGAACGTGTTCTCGTCTACGGTGACGTGAACTCGACGCTGGCGGCCGCCCTCGTCGCCGCGAAACTGGGGATCCCGGTGGGACACGTCGAGGCGGGACTGCGTTCGTTCGACTGGTCGATGCCGGAGGAGGCCAACCGCACCCTCACGGACCAGGTCTGCGACATGGCATTCGTGACCAGTCCGGAGGCCGTCGGCCACCTGGCCCGCGAGGGCGTTCCCTCCCACCGGGTGCACTTCGTCGGCAACCCCATGATCGACACGCTGCTGGCCCACCTGGACCGGTTCGACACCCGGGCGCTGCGCGACCGGCTGCACCTGCCCGAGGTCTACACCGCGGCCACCCTGCACCGTCCCGCCAACGTCGACGACCCGGACACCGCCGCGCGTCTGGTCGGTCGGCTGCACGAGATCGCCGACCAGACACCCGTGGTCATGCCGGTCCACCCTCGCGGCCGCGAGGCCCTGGCGGCAGCCGGCCTGGGAGAGCACCCCGGCGTCCACCTGCTGGAACCGCTCGGCTACACCGACTTCGTGACACTGGTGCGCGGCGCGGCCGCGGTGGTCACCGACTCCGGCGGGGTCCAGGAGGAGAGCACCATCCTCGGCGTCCCCTGCCTGACCCTGCGCCCCAACACCGAACGCCCGGTCACCATCACCCACGGCACGAACCGGCTCGTGGCCGAAGCCGAACTCCCCGGCCTGGTGTCCAAGATCCTCGCCGGGGACGCCGCTGCTCGTGACACGGACACACCCCCGCTGTGGGACGGCCACGCGGGAGAACGCATCGCCACCATCCTGAGGGGAACCTCGTGA
- a CDS encoding malonic semialdehyde reductase: MSEITEPLELARSAQDLLFREARTANSFSSEPVSDAQIRAIHDLAKYGPTSMNIQPLRVTLLRSAESRERLVPLMMEGNQPKTRTAPLTAILSYDTEFHERAGSFFPSREEGIRNLFGADEQFRTDNARLNSALQAGYFLIGIRAAGLAAGPMTGFDAEAVNKEFFGDGRQRAFVVVNLGRPGPDHPEFERLPRFDFEDVTTEL; encoded by the coding sequence ATGTCCGAGATCACCGAACCGCTCGAACTCGCCCGCAGCGCGCAGGACCTGCTCTTCCGCGAGGCCCGGACCGCGAACAGCTTCAGCTCGGAGCCGGTCAGCGACGCCCAGATCCGCGCGATCCACGACCTCGCCAAGTACGGGCCGACCTCCATGAACATCCAGCCGCTGCGCGTCACCCTGCTGCGGTCGGCCGAGAGCCGGGAGCGGCTCGTGCCGCTCATGATGGAGGGCAACCAGCCCAAGACCCGGACCGCCCCTCTCACCGCGATCCTGTCCTACGACACCGAGTTCCACGAGCGCGCCGGAAGCTTCTTCCCCTCCCGGGAGGAGGGGATCAGGAACCTGTTCGGCGCGGACGAGCAGTTCCGCACCGACAACGCGCGCCTCAACTCCGCCCTGCAGGCCGGCTACTTCCTCATCGGCATCCGCGCCGCCGGCCTCGCCGCCGGCCCGATGACCGGCTTCGACGCCGAGGCCGTGAACAAGGAGTTCTTCGGTGACGGTAGGCAGCGGGCGTTCGTCGTGGTCAACCTCGGCCGGCCCGGACCGGACCACCCCGAGTTCGAACGCCTCCCCCGCTTCGACTTCGAGGACGTCACCACCGAGCTGTGA
- a CDS encoding iron-containing alcohol dehydrogenase family protein, with product MVSSPLAIDVRRGAVGSLGSVLADRRIANEGRIAVAVGPGQGAQIGADLDLPNCEVFRVEGGSVDVANDLGRKLRAGAYEAVAGIGGGKTIDVTKFAALMAGIPMVAVATNLAHDGIASPTSSLEHESGKGSYGVTMPTAVVVDVDYVQAGPQRLVRSGIGDAVSNLSAIADWELAGREQGEPVDGMAVTFARVAAESLLHRPDSVESEEFLVALAEALVLSGMAMSVAGSSRPASGGCHELVHAVDQLYPGTSNHGELAGLGALFMYYLRARYHGEGKERMEAVRSCLLRHELPTLPADIGLDQEEFARAIAYAPSTRPGRYTILEHLALTEGDIRRSVGDYVKTLGS from the coding sequence ATGGTGTCCTCTCCACTGGCGATCGACGTGCGCCGCGGAGCCGTGGGCTCCCTCGGCTCCGTCCTGGCCGACCGCCGCATCGCCAACGAGGGCCGTATCGCCGTGGCCGTGGGCCCCGGCCAGGGGGCGCAGATCGGCGCCGACCTGGACCTGCCGAACTGTGAGGTCTTCCGGGTGGAGGGCGGCAGTGTCGACGTCGCCAACGACCTCGGGAGGAAGCTCCGCGCCGGCGCCTACGAGGCCGTCGCCGGCATCGGCGGCGGAAAGACCATCGACGTCACCAAGTTCGCCGCGCTGATGGCCGGCATCCCGATGGTGGCGGTGGCCACCAACCTCGCGCACGACGGCATCGCCTCGCCCACCAGTTCCCTGGAGCACGAGAGCGGCAAGGGGTCCTACGGGGTCACCATGCCCACAGCGGTGGTGGTCGACGTCGACTACGTGCAGGCCGGCCCGCAGCGGCTGGTGCGTTCCGGCATCGGCGACGCGGTCAGCAACCTCTCCGCCATAGCCGACTGGGAGCTCGCCGGCCGGGAGCAGGGAGAACCGGTGGACGGGATGGCCGTCACCTTCGCTCGGGTCGCGGCCGAGTCCCTGCTGCACCGTCCGGACTCCGTGGAGTCCGAGGAGTTCCTCGTGGCACTGGCCGAGGCACTGGTGCTCTCCGGGATGGCGATGTCGGTCGCCGGGTCGAGCCGCCCCGCGAGCGGCGGATGCCACGAGCTGGTGCACGCCGTGGACCAGCTGTACCCGGGTACGAGCAACCACGGCGAGCTCGCCGGCCTCGGGGCGCTCTTCATGTACTATCTCCGGGCGCGCTACCACGGTGAGGGCAAGGAGCGGATGGAGGCCGTCCGTTCCTGCCTGCTCCGCCACGAGCTGCCGACCCTGCCCGCCGACATCGGCCTGGACCAGGAGGAGTTCGCGCGGGCCATCGCCTACGCCCCGTCGACCCGGCCGGGGCGCTACACCATCCTCGAACACCTCGCTCTCACGGAGGGAGACATTCGGCGCAGTGTCGGTGACTATGTCAAAACCCTCGGTAGCTGA
- a CDS encoding glycosyltransferase family 4 protein has protein sequence MHAVVATVVHHPEDARILHRQIRALLDAGHTVTYIAPFRERGVTPDPELTVVDVPRAVGRRRIGALRAARAVLAHHAPTADILLFHDPELLLALPRNRPTTVWDVHEDAAASLLSKPWLPKPLRRPLRPIVRGFEGHAERRMHLLLAEEGYRQRFRHTHPVVPNTTYVPPEPERAPGTGRVAYLGHVSEARGAAELVELGRRLRPHGIRVEVIGSSDTETRPMLRAAQQEEAIHWYGFVPNDQALRMINGATAGICLLHDQPNYRHSLPTKVVEYMARGLPVVTSPNPAASALVTQQPQGECGMVVPFGDPAAAAEAVLRLHSSQQLRERFSRTGHRIARESFHWPVQAEAFVRQLETWACAEAGHQVAPQTVEVPGQLWRTAGGGLPLPTAPEPPHCANR, from the coding sequence ATGCACGCCGTCGTAGCTACTGTGGTCCACCACCCCGAGGACGCGCGCATCCTGCACCGGCAGATCCGGGCACTGCTCGACGCCGGCCACACGGTCACCTACATCGCCCCCTTCCGGGAACGCGGGGTGACGCCGGACCCGGAACTGACCGTGGTGGACGTCCCGCGGGCGGTGGGCCGACGGCGGATCGGGGCGCTGCGGGCCGCACGCGCGGTGCTGGCCCACCACGCCCCCACCGCTGACATCCTGCTCTTCCACGACCCGGAGCTGTTGCTGGCGCTGCCGCGGAACCGTCCGACGACGGTGTGGGACGTGCACGAGGACGCCGCCGCCTCGCTGCTCAGCAAACCGTGGCTGCCCAAGCCGCTGCGGCGCCCCCTGCGACCGATCGTGCGCGGCTTCGAGGGGCACGCGGAGCGGCGGATGCACCTCCTGCTCGCGGAGGAGGGCTACCGCCAGCGGTTCCGGCACACCCATCCGGTGGTCCCCAACACCACCTATGTTCCGCCCGAACCGGAACGAGCACCGGGTACCGGCCGGGTCGCCTACCTCGGCCACGTCTCGGAAGCGCGCGGCGCGGCCGAGCTCGTGGAGCTCGGCCGGCGGCTGCGGCCGCACGGCATCCGGGTGGAGGTGATCGGTTCGTCCGACACCGAAACCCGGCCGATGCTGCGCGCCGCCCAGCAGGAGGAGGCGATCCACTGGTACGGGTTCGTTCCCAACGACCAGGCGCTGCGCATGATCAACGGGGCGACGGCGGGGATCTGCCTGCTGCACGACCAGCCGAACTACCGCCACTCCCTGCCGACGAAGGTGGTCGAGTACATGGCCCGGGGCCTGCCGGTGGTGACCTCGCCCAACCCGGCCGCGAGCGCCCTGGTCACCCAGCAGCCCCAGGGCGAGTGCGGCATGGTCGTGCCGTTCGGCGACCCCGCTGCCGCCGCCGAGGCGGTGCTGCGACTGCACTCCTCCCAACAGTTGCGGGAACGGTTCTCCCGCACCGGGCACCGGATCGCACGCGAGTCGTTCCACTGGCCGGTCCAGGCAGAGGCGTTCGTGCGGCAGCTGGAGACGTGGGCGTGCGCCGAAGCCGGCCACCAGGTCGCTCCCCAGACGGTGGAGGTACCCGGACAACTGTGGCGGACCGCCGGGGGCGGCCTCCCGCTCCCGACGGCCCCGGAGCCTCCGCACTGCGCCAACAGGTGA
- a CDS encoding CDP-alcohol phosphatidyltransferase family protein, which produces MSKPSVAEVRAGGQPPGVKERTNEEHWAGRFYMRDISPYVSTVFVRLGVPPNPVTYLMMAAGVLAGVVLAFGGLASALAAALLVQIYLLLDCSDGEIARYTGRTSVAGIYLDRIGHYLAEIALLIGLGVRAQGEFSAGGWVVAGMAAAIGAALIKVETDNVTVARAKAGLGEKVSDTALRPRSPALSLARTAASALRFHRAIQAVELSLLVVVAAVADVVLDGSTATRALVVGCVAIAAVQTVLHLVSVLASRRLE; this is translated from the coding sequence ATGTCAAAACCCTCGGTAGCTGAGGTCCGTGCCGGAGGGCAGCCTCCCGGCGTGAAAGAGCGAACCAACGAGGAGCACTGGGCCGGCCGGTTCTACATGCGCGACATCTCGCCGTATGTGAGCACCGTGTTCGTCCGGCTCGGTGTGCCGCCCAACCCGGTCACCTACCTCATGATGGCCGCCGGGGTGCTCGCCGGCGTGGTACTCGCGTTCGGCGGTCTGGCCTCGGCACTGGCGGCCGCGCTCCTCGTCCAGATCTACCTCCTGCTGGACTGCTCGGACGGGGAGATCGCCCGCTACACGGGCCGGACCAGTGTCGCCGGGATCTACCTCGACCGCATCGGCCACTACCTCGCCGAGATCGCCCTGCTGATCGGTCTGGGTGTGCGCGCGCAGGGGGAGTTCTCCGCCGGCGGATGGGTGGTGGCGGGGATGGCCGCCGCGATCGGTGCCGCCCTGATCAAGGTGGAGACCGACAACGTCACCGTGGCCCGCGCCAAGGCCGGGCTGGGGGAGAAGGTGTCCGACACCGCGTTGCGCCCCCGCTCACCCGCCCTCTCCCTGGCCCGCACCGCGGCCTCGGCGCTGCGGTTCCACCGCGCGATCCAGGCGGTCGAGCTTTCGCTGCTGGTCGTGGTCGCGGCCGTCGCTGACGTCGTCCTGGACGGCTCGACGGCGACCCGGGCGCTCGTCGTCGGGTGTGTCGCGATCGCCGCGGTGCAGACGGTGCTGCACCTGGTGAGTGTGCTGGCTTCCCGCCGGTTGGAGTGA
- a CDS encoding FkbM family methyltransferase, which yields MPTVRRRLLGLLPRFGLSVTNLGPGTALLSRNKNDRFTTLPFGEGAQLVVNKRRSAKEELAFQKSAANYLGARHVAALLEHYGANCVLDVGANVGQYAKQLRRHGYTGRIVSFEPVPGIVEKLRRAAAKDPNWWVYPHALGSTETSTTMNVVSGSMSSLLGPSEFGNRRYKRFSKIESQEVSVRRLDNILDEVLDGIDEPRPYLKLDTQGYDLEAFAGAGERIREFVGMQSEVALMQIYEGMPRMNEAIAAYEGAGFEITGMFPVTREESTGRVLEFDCVLARADSLVTPPAAAPSAAFATQ from the coding sequence ATGCCTACCGTACGCAGGCGACTCCTGGGGCTTCTTCCCAGGTTCGGTCTCAGTGTGACCAACCTTGGCCCGGGCACCGCCCTCCTCTCCCGCAACAAGAACGACCGGTTCACCACCCTCCCCTTCGGTGAGGGCGCGCAGCTCGTCGTGAACAAACGGCGCAGCGCGAAGGAGGAACTCGCGTTCCAGAAAAGCGCCGCCAACTACCTGGGCGCGCGGCACGTCGCCGCACTGCTGGAACACTACGGCGCGAACTGTGTCCTCGACGTCGGCGCGAACGTCGGGCAGTACGCCAAACAGCTACGCCGCCACGGCTACACCGGGCGGATCGTCTCCTTCGAGCCGGTCCCGGGCATCGTGGAGAAACTGCGCCGCGCCGCGGCCAAGGACCCGAACTGGTGGGTGTACCCCCACGCGTTGGGGAGCACGGAGACCTCCACCACGATGAACGTGGTGTCGGGGTCGATGAGCTCCCTCCTCGGCCCCAGTGAGTTCGGGAACCGGCGCTACAAGCGGTTCTCGAAGATCGAGAGCCAGGAGGTCAGCGTCCGGCGGCTGGACAACATCCTGGACGAGGTCCTCGACGGCATCGACGAGCCGCGCCCGTACCTGAAGCTCGACACCCAGGGCTACGACCTGGAGGCGTTCGCCGGGGCTGGCGAGCGGATCCGGGAGTTCGTCGGGATGCAGTCCGAGGTGGCGCTCATGCAGATCTACGAGGGCATGCCGCGGATGAACGAGGCCATCGCGGCCTACGAGGGCGCGGGCTTCGAGATCACCGGCATGTTCCCGGTGACCCGGGAGGAGAGCACCGGCCGGGTGCTGGAGTTCGACTGCGTTCTCGCCCGCGCCGACTCCCTGGTCACACCACCGGCGGCCGCCCCGTCCGCAGCATTCGCCACACAGTAG
- a CDS encoding nucleotide sugar dehydrogenase, with protein MDSGATTAAPDLVVIGLGYVGLPMAHQAAQAGLTVTGLEVDADVVAELNSGNSHIDDLTDADIQEMTAAGFTATTDPDVLATTRTVVICVPTPLSAENGPDLSAVRAAAASAAPRLRPGTLVILESTTYPGTTEEVVRPLLEESGLVAGTDFHLAFSPERIDPGNPAFGVANTPKVVGGMTERCGELATEFYSSFVDTVVQARGTREAEMAKLLENTYRHVNIALVNEMAVFCQELGVDLWDAISCAATKPFGFQAFYPGPGVGGHCIPIDPNYLSYKVKTLGYPFRFVELAQEINARMPNYVAQRAQELLNEAGLALSRATVLLLGVTYKADIADQRESPARPVAAKLAGKGATLTYHDPHVAEWTVNGTPVPRTTDLEGAMAEADLTILLTEHEVYAPKLLTENARLLLDTRGTLRRSGPDTADQHTTSPIVRDGVQLL; from the coding sequence ATGGACTCTGGCGCCACCACCGCGGCCCCGGACCTGGTCGTGATCGGACTCGGCTACGTCGGCCTTCCCATGGCCCACCAGGCGGCCCAAGCGGGTCTCACTGTCACCGGCCTGGAAGTCGATGCGGACGTCGTCGCGGAACTGAACTCCGGGAACTCGCACATCGACGACCTGACCGACGCCGACATCCAGGAGATGACAGCCGCCGGGTTCACCGCCACGACCGACCCGGACGTCCTGGCCACGACCCGGACCGTCGTCATCTGCGTCCCCACACCGCTCTCCGCGGAGAACGGACCCGACCTCAGCGCCGTCCGGGCCGCGGCCGCTTCCGCCGCACCCCGGCTGCGTCCCGGAACCCTGGTGATCCTGGAGTCCACCACCTACCCGGGCACCACCGAGGAGGTCGTGCGGCCCCTTCTCGAGGAGTCCGGACTCGTCGCCGGAACGGATTTCCACCTGGCGTTCTCCCCGGAACGCATCGATCCCGGAAACCCGGCGTTCGGAGTCGCCAACACCCCGAAAGTCGTGGGCGGAATGACGGAACGCTGCGGCGAACTGGCCACGGAGTTCTACTCGTCCTTCGTCGACACGGTGGTCCAGGCGCGCGGCACGCGCGAGGCCGAAATGGCCAAACTACTGGAAAACACCTACCGGCACGTCAATATCGCCCTCGTGAACGAAATGGCGGTCTTCTGCCAGGAACTCGGCGTGGACCTGTGGGACGCGATCTCCTGCGCCGCCACCAAACCCTTCGGGTTCCAGGCCTTCTACCCCGGCCCGGGGGTGGGCGGGCACTGCATCCCCATCGACCCGAACTACCTGTCGTACAAGGTCAAGACACTGGGTTACCCGTTCCGGTTCGTGGAGCTGGCCCAGGAGATCAACGCGCGCATGCCGAACTACGTCGCCCAGCGCGCGCAGGAACTGCTCAACGAGGCGGGACTGGCCCTGTCGCGGGCCACGGTGCTGTTGCTGGGAGTCACCTACAAGGCCGACATCGCCGACCAGCGCGAGTCCCCGGCCCGCCCCGTCGCCGCCAAACTCGCGGGCAAGGGCGCGACCCTGACCTACCACGACCCGCACGTGGCGGAATGGACGGTGAACGGCACCCCCGTTCCCCGCACCACGGACCTGGAAGGGGCCATGGCCGAGGCGGACCTCACGATCCTGCTCACCGAGCACGAGGTCTACGCCCCGAAGCTGCTCACCGAGAACGCGCGGCTGCTGCTGGACACGCGCGGGACGCTGCGCCGCTCTGGCCCGGACACCGCGGACCAGCACACCACCTCCCCGATCGTCCGGGACGGCGTGCAGCTGTTGTGA